One genomic window of Nakamurella panacisegetis includes the following:
- a CDS encoding ISL3 family transposase, translated as MADSTFATPDLTTFARLDTLGLQVTGQFLEPDRAVLACRAVKGDELCRACGEPGRPRDSTTRRLAHEPFGWRPTILLVTVRRFRCDGCGLVWRQDTSAAAEPRARLSRGGLRWALTALVCQHLTVARIAEALGVSWNTANDAVLTEGRRVLISDPSRFDGVRVIGVDEHVWRHTRRGDKFVTVIIDLTPVRDRTGPARLLDMVEGRSKQVFKTWLSQRPETWRTGVEVVAMDGFTGFKTAAVEELDEVTVVMDPFHVVRLAGQCLELCRRRIQLATTGHRGHSGDPLYSARRTLSTGADLLTEKQQLRIAELFANEQHLAVEATWGVYQIMISAYRDPNRAAGKNRIRQLIDSLASGVPAALIEVRTLGRTLRKRASDILAYFDRPGTSNGPTEAINGRLEHLRGSALGFRSLTNYIARSLMETGGFRPGLHLRLR; from the coding sequence ATGGCTGACTCTACTTTTGCGACCCCTGATCTGACCACGTTCGCCCGGCTGGACACGCTCGGTCTGCAGGTGACCGGGCAGTTTCTGGAGCCGGACCGGGCGGTGTTGGCCTGTCGAGCCGTCAAGGGGGACGAGCTGTGTCGGGCGTGTGGTGAGCCCGGCCGGCCGCGGGATTCCACCACCCGGCGGCTGGCGCACGAGCCCTTCGGGTGGCGACCGACGATCCTTTTGGTCACCGTCCGCCGGTTCCGCTGCGACGGCTGCGGTTTGGTGTGGCGGCAGGACACCTCGGCGGCGGCCGAACCGCGGGCCCGGCTCTCGCGCGGCGGGTTGCGGTGGGCCCTGACTGCGCTGGTCTGCCAGCACCTAACCGTCGCCAGGATCGCTGAGGCACTGGGCGTTTCATGGAACACCGCCAACGACGCGGTACTGACCGAGGGCCGGCGGGTGCTGATCAGCGACCCGAGCCGCTTCGACGGGGTCAGGGTCATCGGCGTGGACGAGCACGTGTGGCGGCACACCCGCCGGGGGGACAAATTTGTCACCGTCATCATCGACCTGACCCCGGTCCGGGACCGGACCGGGCCGGCCCGGCTCCTGGACATGGTGGAGGGCCGGTCCAAACAGGTGTTCAAGACGTGGCTGTCCCAGCGGCCCGAGACGTGGCGCACTGGTGTGGAAGTCGTCGCGATGGACGGGTTCACCGGTTTCAAGACCGCCGCCGTGGAGGAACTCGACGAAGTCACCGTGGTGATGGACCCGTTCCACGTCGTGCGCCTGGCCGGGCAATGCCTGGAGCTGTGCCGACGGCGGATCCAACTGGCCACCACCGGCCACCGGGGCCACTCCGGCGACCCGCTGTATTCAGCTCGCCGCACCTTGAGTACCGGCGCCGACCTGCTCACCGAGAAACAGCAACTGCGAATCGCGGAACTGTTCGCGAATGAGCAGCATCTGGCCGTGGAAGCCACCTGGGGCGTCTACCAAATCATGATCAGCGCCTACCGTGACCCCAACCGGGCGGCCGGGAAGAACCGGATCCGGCAGCTGATCGACTCCCTCGCCAGCGGCGTCCCGGCCGCTCTGATCGAGGTCCGCACCCTCGGCCGAACCTTGAGGAAACGAGCCAGCGACATCCTGGCCTACTTCGACCGCCCGGGCACCAGCAACGGACCGACCGAAGCGATCAACGGCCGCCTTGAACACCTCCGCGGCTCCGCGTTGGGCTTCCGCAGCCTCACCAACTACATCGCCCGATCACTCATGGAAACCGGCGGATTCAGACCCGGACTACACCTTCGATTGCGATGA